The genomic DNA AGAACCTTCCCTGTTGAGACGTGAGCCTTTCGGCTTCTGCAAGTGGCAATTAGGAACCTATTACAAGCCATTAGATTGATCAATGTACCTTAAACAATGTGAATGATTTATATGGCTGATTTATACGAAGAAGAAAGAAAGCGGTGGGGGAGGATGGCCCTGTAGCCTTTATATCCGTGGCACTGCTGTGCCGAGGAAGGGGACCCCAGACCCTGTTCATCACGGCTTAGAACCACCAGAATGATTGATTGAGAAAAGTTTTCAAGCAAAGACACACAGGTTTCCCCGGTTTGTCCGGTGGGTGGCGAGATGCTTAGTCTCtgcccctctttcttctttctaaggAAGAACTGAAGACCAAGACCCTATTCGGTAGCCGAGGGTCCACTCGCACTAGCCGAGGACCCTGGCTGCAGAGGCGTGCGTCCGCTGCCTCCGATTCCCCCGGACTTTGCCcggggagcgggggtggggaggtgtgggggGAAAGGACGGGATGGGTCACACGGTTGACACGTTTGTTTGACCGAGTGTGGGAGGGCTGCTGGCAGCCTTCTGATCACTACGGGATCACAGCGACGGGAGGTCCTCAAGTTTCAGGCGAGGCTTGGGGAGGAGCAGCGAGCGGGCTCCGGGGACGAGGAGGAAGGGACTCAGGGACGTGGCTCGTCGCTAAGGCTGACTCTTCAGCTAATATCTGTTGAGGACAAAAATCTCCACTGAACCGGGGCGATCAACGCTGTGCCCCGACCCCGCGCCCTCCTTCCCGGCCCAAAGTCTGCCGTAGTCTTCTGGTTTGCAGACCCTCGGTCTTCCCACGCAGGACACGGAGATTCCTGCCTGCTTTCCCAGAGCCAGCAACGAGAGGACAGACGCACGTCACCGTCCCGGAGGAGGATTCCCTTTGTCTAACCTCCTCCTCCCTGGTCCGCCTTCAGCTCCGCCGAGGGGGAGGCGGCGAGGAGATGCAAAGACcccaggccgggggtggggggggggaacgacgACTACAACCAACGGAACCCCCGTCCAACTCCGCCCATGCtggtccctcctcttcctcctcaactccctcttcctccttccgaCCCACCGGATCCTCTTACCACTCCAGTCTTCTCCCCGGCTCCCGCGAGGAGGAGCCTGAGCAGGCGCTGTTTATCTGCTGGCCTCGGTTTGGCGGGAAAGAGCTTCGTCCTGGCTTGTTCATGAGTGTCTGGAACAAATCCTTTTGTTTGTGTCTCAATGAGGAATAGGACACATCCTGGGTTGGTGATAGAACGTGGAAGGAAGAGAGATGgggcaacaaacaaacacaaacccaCGTATGCCATGGGAGCCGAGGACTTAGAAACCCATCTAAGAGGACTATGAGTTTTCACAAGCATCCTGATGTCATCTGTCCTTATTCTCCCAGATCCCACTCTGCTGAGTGCCAAGTTCCTTTCCAACTCCTCCTACCTAGGTTCTTTTCTCTCCAGGCCCAGCAGACCTGAGAAAGAAGTTCAAGAGATTCTCTTCAAGGGTGCAAGGAGCTCGGTGACACTCCCAGGGAAAGGCCTGCCCTGGTCCACACCTCggtgctttcttgatttcaggcACTCTAGAGTCCAACCCTGGAGGAATGGCCCCCTATGTCATGCCCACTATCTTACAGCCTTGCCATTCCAGCGTCCACATAGATGGCCTCTAACCAGACTTAACCACACATAGAGGAGCAATGAATGAGGAGCACACACAGAGATGGGGGACACTTTTGTTGCCTTTAGTCATGTGTGCCTCCCCCAtggcccttctctctcccttattCTGCAGGCAAATAAGTACATACCCCCgctccccatacacacacactcgggcACATGCCAACACACAGGCACACTCACCCAGGCACACATGCCAGCGGTGTGCATCCTTCTCAGCCAGGCGTCAGCCAGGAACCGGGCCTCAGGCAGGTGACCTCGCAGCAGGGAATAAGGAAGGCTCTGGTGCCTGACTTCAGATGCCTTCTTGGTAATGGGGGTGTTCAGATCCTCAAAACCTGATGAGAGTCTCTCTAGCCAATAAACGGTGACCCCTACACCACTAGGCCTCCCTTTCGCCTCCCGACAGGAGGGCTGGCGGCTCAGCACCGCGTGGGTCTCCGCTgctgcccccctcctcctgccgGTCCGCCCACACCCCCCTGCAAGAAACCCACCGCCCGCCGGCACGCCTTACTTAGGCTCCCTTCCATGTGGGATGCATTGCCCCTTAATTGTCAACCCCATTATTGTGATCAAGTGAACGTTGTGAATCTCCACGTTTGTTATTTAGGTAAATAGAGGCTGCGTTTAATCATATGCAGGGCCCCAGCTCTCGCCGCGCCAAGTAA from Perognathus longimembris pacificus isolate PPM17 chromosome 4, ASM2315922v1, whole genome shotgun sequence includes the following:
- the LOC125350860 gene encoding uncharacterized protein LOC125350860; the encoded protein is MTLESYFRKETIPRKTGGCGRTGRRRGAAAETHAVLSRQPSCREAKGRPSGVGVTVYWLERLSSGFEDLNTPITKKASEVRHQSLPYSLLRGHLPEARFLADAWLRRMHTAGMCAWTLMNKPGRSSFPPNRGQQINSACSGSSSREPGRRLEWLWESRQESPCPAWEDRGSANQKTTADFGPGRRARGRGTALIAPVQWRFLSSTDIS